The Raphanus sativus cultivar WK10039 chromosome 2, ASM80110v3, whole genome shotgun sequence genome includes a region encoding these proteins:
- the LOC108821812 gene encoding TITAN-like protein yields MEEKKKKKNEFEFCKVCRFHHDHGPRHKYFPRHKELLSAFLNRFRSKIADVRFFLKNPSFLRPQEESQNRVWCVFCDEDIVELGSSFACSKAINHFASSEHHKNVKQFLWKHGPSMDCVDDFKISDADLAKWVRKCTALGNRDASSCKGQLSGTSSDILNNLEFERTEQVQTNYINPNDLNDVKPLLYNNTNEYQISHSGVTHYGSHLNVDASHLPPGVIGMTSSSSSHSSDSIGNVHSGAPPPWLNPNAGSSYSGQLNQTDMTGVQENMPAKTSKLNPHRVGAAWAERRKIEMEMEKRGLASSSSNTDADWLPNFGRVWQSGTRKDSRKEFEKEKRKLVVKTVSRSTESEERKLVKTESVSMESEEPVQIQPYVSKRARREKSGE; encoded by the exons atggaagagaagaagaagaagaagaacgaaTTCGAGTTCTGCAAAGTGTGCCGATTCCATCACGACCATGGCCCGCGTCACAAGTACTTCCCCCGCCACAAAGAACTCCTCTCCGCTTTCCTCAATCGATTCCGGTCCAAAATAGCCGACGTCAGATTCTTCCTCAAAAACCCTAGCTTTCTACGGCCGCAAGAGGAGTCTCAGAACCGTGTTTGGTGTGTCTTCTGCGATGAGGACATCGTCGAGCTCGGCAGCTCCTTCGCATG TTCTAAGGCAATAAATCACTTCGCAAGCTCCGAACATCATAAGAACGTCAAACAGTTTCTCTGGAAACATGGCCCATCGATGGATTGCGTTGACGATTTCAAAATTTCAGATGCTGATTTAGCTAAA TGGGTGAGAAAATGCACGGCGTTGGGAAACAGAGACGCATCTTCTTGTAAAGGACAGCTTTCAGGGACATCTAGTGATATCCTCAATAATCTTGAGTTCGAAAGAACTGAACAAGTTCAAACAAACTATATTAATCCAAATGATTTAAATGATGTTAAGCCTTTACTGTATAATAATACGAATGAGTATCAGATATCACATTCAGGAGTTACACATTATGGTTCACATCTGAACGTGGATGCTTCTCATCTCCCTCCAG GTGTGATTGGAATGACTAGTAGTTCTTCCTCACATTCCAGCGATTCTATCGGGAACGTTCACTCTGGAGCTCCTCCTCCGTGGCTTAATCCAAATGCTGGGAGTTCCTACAGTGGTCAACTAAACCAAACAGACATGACCGGAGTTCAGGAAAATATGCCTGCAAAGACTAGCAAGCTGAACCCTCATAGGGTTGGCGCTGCGTGGGCTGAAAGGAGAAAGAttgagatggagatggagaagagagGACTAGCATCGAGTAGCAGCAACACTGATGCAGACTGGCTTCCCAACTTTGGTCGAGTCTGGCAATCAGGCACTCGTAAAGATTCCAGAAAAGAATTTGAGAAGGAAAAACGCAAGTTAGTTGTCAAAACCGTTAGCAGGTCTACGGAATCAGAAGAACGGAAGTTAGTCAAAACAGAAAGCGTCTCCATGGAATCAGAAGAACCAGTCCAAATACAACCATACGTTAGCAAACGGGCG CGAAGAGAGAAGAGTGGTGAGTGA
- the LOC108821823 gene encoding probable methyltransferase At1g27930, producing the protein MPPQLHQSPLPILNPLLRFSPPSSPDNPKHQKESKFTMPKLTVRKLIPLLIFILSSLSVLRLLRISLKSSSPASRPFSSTTFRLSPTESSQEDNASQTALTEKELKLLSDTIALRSPCNVLVFGFAPQYLMLSSLNTRGITVILEDEPSKIMAPNNTRVYSLKYHQTEVKNTYKLLRHARSNPACSLHMNHLHQGSSDCKLKLRDLPEEVHSIKWDVIVVDGPRGDELEAPGRMGSIYTAAVLARSGRSNSTTDVLVHDVQRTAEKWFSWEFLCQENQVSAKGNLWKFRIKGQSNTSRFCSPETSLVRY; encoded by the coding sequence ATGCCTCCACAACTTCACCAATCTCCACTTCCTATTCTCAACCCTCTACTCAGATTCTCACCTCCTTCCTCCCCTGACAATCCCAAACACCAGAAAGAATCAAAGTTCACAATGCCAAAGCTCACTGTGCGCAAGCTAATACCTCTTCTTATCTTCATTCTTTCAAGCCTCTCTGTTCTTCGACTCCTCCGTATCTCATTGAAGTCTTCATCTCCTGCGTCTAGGCCCTTCTCTTCAACCACATTTCGTTTGAGTCCCACTGAGTCCAGTCAGGAGGATAACGCGAGCCAGACCGCTCTCACGGAAAAGGAACTCAAGCTCTTATCAGACACCATTGCTCTTAGATCCCCTTGCAACGTTCTTGTTTTCGGGTTTGCACCTCAATACCTCATGCTATCCTCGTTAAACACAAGAGGCATCACCGTCATTCTAGAAGATGAACCTTCAAAGATAATGGCACCAAACAACACAAGAGTCTATAGCTTGAAATACCATCAGACCGAAGTCAAAAACACTTACAAGCTGCTTCGACATGCCCGGTCTAATCCCGCATGCTCACTACATATGAATCATCTACACCAAGGCTCATCAGACTGCAAGTTGAAGCTGAGGGATTTGCCAGAGGAAGTACACAGCATCAAATGGGATGTGATCGTTGTCGATGGGCCACGTGGGGATGAATTAGAGGCCCCAGGTAGGATGGGGAGTATATACACTGCAGCTGTGTTGGCAAGAAGCGGAAGAAGTAACTCAACAACAGATGTTTTAGTGCATGATGTGCAAAGGACTGCTGAGAAGTGGTTCTCCTGGGAGTTCTTGTGCCAAGAGAATCAGGTTTCAGCTAAAGGAAACCTCTGGAAGTTTCGGATCAAGGGTCAATCAAATACATCTAGGTTTTGCTCACCAGAAACATCCCTGGTCCGATACTAg